A segment of the Candidatus Auribacterota bacterium genome:
CAGGAAACGGGCTCGGGATGGAGCAGCAGGCAAGTCACGAGTGCTGGCGTGAACGGAGCAAGCAGTTGAACCCGCGCATGCGCGAGGGAGGGACCAGATCATGTCTATTGACTCCGCGCCTTTGATGGGTGACCCATTACCATACCCGATGATTTTTCTTGGTGCGCCCGATCGCTTTTGTGTAGAATAAGCCCAGCCAAAGGGAGAAACAATGATCCTATCATGGGCGTATCTGGCGGACGGAACATTTCTCCAGGAGGTGCCTCGCGCGAAGTTCAAGGAACTTCTCTCCGACGAAAAAAACCTCCTCTGGGTGGATATGGAAGACGCGACGGAAGACGAGATCTCCATCCTCAGGGACGATTTTAAATTTCATCCCCTCCTCATTGATGACTGCATCGCCTCGCACAGCCAGCCCAAGGTAGACGAATTCGACGATTATTTCTTCCTCGTCATACACTCCTGCTATTTCTACACGGAGAAAGAGACCGAAGATGCCCTCAACATCCGCGAGCTCGATATATTCATCGGCAAAAATTTCGTGATCACCTTCCACCAGGGGCACATCCGGAGCGTGAGCACGAACCGCAAGCGCTGCGAGCACGGCTGCCAGACTATGACAAAAGGAGCCGGTTTTCTCCTTTACTACATCCTTGACTCGCTCATTGACAACTATTTCCCCATTATGGACACGCTCAGCGAACGACTCGCCAAGCTGGAGGAAGATATCCTCACCAACCCACACCCCGCGCTCATGGCAAAGATGTTCTCGCAGCGGCGCAATATAGTGACGCTGCGGAAAGTGGTGGGGCCGCAGCGCGAGATCATCTCACGATTCATGAGACCCGGCTCCCCCTTCATAAGCGAAGAGGCCCGACCCTACTTCAAGGACATCTACGACCACATTTTCAGGATTTATGATATTACCGAGATGTCGCGTGAACTCATCGCCCAGGACATGGAATCCTATATCTCCTCTATTAACTGGCGGCTCAACGAGACTATGAAAACGCTGACGATTATCGCGACGTTCCTGCTTCCCATCGGCACGATCGCGAGCTTCTACGGGATGAATGTCGAGATACCGGAATTCAAATGGGGTATTTGGGGGTATCTCGCCGTCTGGTTCTGGATGGTCGTCGCGTCGCTCCTGACGCTCCTTTACTTCAAGAAGCGAAGGATGGTCTGACGTGCGACGCAGGCACTCGGGCTGCACTCCCGCGGTGCGAGATGGGTGAGCCGCGCGATTGGAATGAATCCACTGGCGCTCCCGCTCACTGATACCGCTCGATGGAGAGAATCCTGAAATTCCTCGTTCCCCCCGGCGTGGCCGCCGAGAATTCCTGTGATACTCTTTTTGCAATCATCGCCTTCGCGAGGGGGCTCTGGAACGAGATGATATTCCGGTCGAGATCGGCATCCGCCGGGCCGAGGATGCAATATTCCAGCTCTCTCTTTTCATCCAGATCGAGGAGCCTCACCCGCGTGCCGATGGAAACGACATCCGCCGTGATTTTCAGGTCCTCGATGAACTGCGCGCCGGAGAGCTGCTCGGCGATCTGATTGAGCCTTGCGTTGATGAGGTTGAGCCTGTCCCGCGCCGCCTCATATCCCGCGTTTTCCCTGAGGTCGCCCTGCTGGGCGGCCTCCAGTTTCTCCCTGCTCACGCGGGTGATCTCCACCCCTTTCAGTCGCCTTGCCTCCGCACTGAGCCTCTCGTAGGATTTCCGTGTCATGTAGTTCGCGGGCATGGTAACTACAGTGTAAGGCCAAAAGCCTAAAGTTGAAAGTGCAAAATTGTGCGTCGGGCAACCTCTCAGTTATGACGTGTTGATAATGCGAGTGTCATTCCAGAGGAAGAGGGAATCCAGCTTAAAATCTTACTTATTTTAACCTCATCTGTTCCAAAATAATTTGGTAAAATGATGAGCGAATCGGCTCACAACTGATGAGGTATCTGCCCAGGCGCCATGAATCCAAATCCGGTAGCGATCAGCACAAAGGGCCTTCTCTGGTACAGAACGGGCCACGTATGGATATACCGCGACGATCTCACGAGCACAGGCTCCGCCAAGTCAGGCGATATCGTGGAGGTCACTGATGCGCGAGGGAAATTCCTCGGGAAGGCCTTCTACGGTGAGAAATCAAAGATCGCGCTGAGACTCCTCACGAGAAGCGAAGAGGTGATTGACGATTCTTTCTTCGAGCGCCGCATCCGCGAAGCGCTCGATCGGCGCCGGGAAATCATGGGTGAGGGGGCTGCGCTGCGCCTCGTCTATTCTGAAGCCGACGGCATCCCCGGCCTGATCGCCGATAGGTACAGTGACTGGATCGCCATCCAGGCGCTCATACCCGGCGTAGATTCCAGGATCGAGATGATCTCCGGAATATTTCACGATCTCCTCAGCCCCACGGGAATCGTCTGCCGGAACGACGCGAGCGCCCGCGCGCTTGAGGGCCTCCTCCTCGGGAAAAAGGCCCTGTACGGCGGGCAGCCGGGCCTTATTGAAATCAAGGAGGGGCGCCTGCGCTATCTCGCGGACATCTGGAACGGGCACAAGACGGGAGCCTACCTCGATCAGCGCGAAAACCGCTCTGTGGTCGCTCGCTACGCGCGCGGGCGCGTGCTTGACTGCTTCTCGTACCAGGGGCACTTCGCCCTGCACTGTGCGAAGAACGCGGATACGGTTACCGCAGTGGAATCGTCCCGGGATGCGCTCGCGATCCTCGAAAAAAACTGCACACTCAACGATCTCACGAATATCACCCCCCTGGCAGGGAACACCTTCGACCTCCTCCGCCTCTACCAGAGAGAAAAATCACGCTTCGATATGATCGTCCTCGATCCCCCTCCCCTCGCCAGAAAAAAAGCACACGCGGAGGACGCTCTGCGGGGCTACAAGGAGATCAATCTCCGGGCGATGCACCTGCTCAACAACGGCGGCATCCTGGCGAGCTTCTGCTGCTCGCACAGCATATCCCGGGATATCTTCATTAAAATCCTCCGCCTCGCCGCTGCCGACGCGCGCTG
Coding sequences within it:
- a CDS encoding class I SAM-dependent rRNA methyltransferase, which gives rise to MNPNPVAISTKGLLWYRTGHVWIYRDDLTSTGSAKSGDIVEVTDARGKFLGKAFYGEKSKIALRLLTRSEEVIDDSFFERRIREALDRRREIMGEGAALRLVYSEADGIPGLIADRYSDWIAIQALIPGVDSRIEMISGIFHDLLSPTGIVCRNDASARALEGLLLGKKALYGGQPGLIEIKEGRLRYLADIWNGHKTGAYLDQRENRSVVARYARGRVLDCFSYQGHFALHCAKNADTVTAVESSRDALAILEKNCTLNDLTNITPLAGNTFDLLRLYQREKSRFDMIVLDPPPLARKKAHAEDALRGYKEINLRAMHLLNNGGILASFCCSHSISRDIFIKILRLAAADARCGFRVMEELGQSNDHPILLNVPETAYLKGVILQKT
- the greA gene encoding transcription elongation factor GreA, encoding MTRKSYERLSAEARRLKGVEITRVSREKLEAAQQGDLRENAGYEAARDRLNLINARLNQIAEQLSGAQFIEDLKITADVVSIGTRVRLLDLDEKRELEYCILGPADADLDRNIISFQSPLAKAMIAKRVSQEFSAATPGGTRNFRILSIERYQ
- the corA gene encoding magnesium/cobalt transporter CorA codes for the protein MILSWAYLADGTFLQEVPRAKFKELLSDEKNLLWVDMEDATEDEISILRDDFKFHPLLIDDCIASHSQPKVDEFDDYFFLVIHSCYFYTEKETEDALNIRELDIFIGKNFVITFHQGHIRSVSTNRKRCEHGCQTMTKGAGFLLYYILDSLIDNYFPIMDTLSERLAKLEEDILTNPHPALMAKMFSQRRNIVTLRKVVGPQREIISRFMRPGSPFISEEARPYFKDIYDHIFRIYDITEMSRELIAQDMESYISSINWRLNETMKTLTIIATFLLPIGTIASFYGMNVEIPEFKWGIWGYLAVWFWMVVASLLTLLYFKKRRMV